GTGGGTCCGATTTGTCATCAGTCCATGATAACAAAACCACACCAGGCTTAACAAAGCAGCACATATTGTCGACATGACCATTAGTATCATCATCACCTGTAAAACCATGCACGGATTTCAGAAATGAACATAAGAATAAAGAGAAACCCATATAATCCACAAGGCAATAGCAGGGATAGAAAGCCAGTCAGAAACCCATGACAAGAATACTcggatgaaaagaaaagaaacatAAATTTTCTATATCAAGAAAACATGTGTTTTGAAGTAAATGACATGAGATGATGAGACAACATTCTATGGATATAAGTAGGTACCATATAATCCACGAGGCAGCCATATAATCTTCTTGACACCCAAATATGCTTTAAGTTCATCCTCAATCTGTACTTTAGTAAGGTGAGGATTCCTATTTTTATTCAAGTTCCTGAAGTAAGCAAAGCAAACAAGTTACATATCTCAGATATGGAAGTTATATCGATGCAAGACATCTCATATCCAGTATAATGAGGCTTTTTAAACGCATGTACTAAACAAAGTGCTGAAACTAATTTAGAGATGTAGTAGTTATATTCTTCGTGGATGCAGTGCGGCTTTCAGTGTTAATGCCAAcctatgttactcggactcggCTAGAAGTGTCCGACATGGACACGTGTCCAAGTATCAGACTCGGCAACATTTTAAAAAATATGCATGTTTGGCTTAAAATAAGTGTCCGAGTCCGAGTGTCAGGTAAAATGAAGAGTCTGAGTAACATATATGCCAACTGAATGTGGTGCACTTAAAAAAGAAAAGTGGATGTAGGGAGAGTAGTTCTGAAAATTTACTGGTAATGAAAATCTATGCAGTCCTATAAATATTTCATATTTCGATCTGCTGCTGTCAATCTTATTATACAGACAAAGGTGTGAGAATCTTCTGCAAACATCAATTGTGCTACAGTCTACACTGAAGTGGGATATGTCTTCGATGTTTAATACTAGTAGCACTATAATATTAATAGGGTGACATGATCTTTGAAAATAAACTATACTTTATATACTATAGAATTGGAGTAGTGAGAGCTGAGAAATACCGATATCGTCTCTTTAAAAGCTACTTTTGCACTTAAAACTTTGCTATGAAGTGATAGGATAGTTAAAACTTTGCTATTAAGTGCGATAGGATAGTAATCCCTCATACTTGCTCTGTTTCAAATTTAATGATCCATTGTCTACATGATACACAAAAAAATTAACCGAATTTAAAATCACTAAAACACTATTCTCAAATTCTATGAGTTCATGCAATCAGTGATACGAATCCTTTGTTTATAATCATTGTACTTAGATTCCAGTCTGCATATTTCATAACTGGCAAGGGATTAAAAGAATCTCATAGCATAGGTGATAGTTTCTTTGCTTAATCTATTCTTCAGCATATTGCAAAAAAACAATTAAGAAAAAAACGAGTATCGTCTTATCGTTAATTACATGTCGATCAAGCCTGCCTGAGAacaattttatatatatatataaaaagcTGCTGGTATAGAAAACAGAAAAGACATATGCATATGTAGTGATAATcacacacagacacacacacacacacacacaaaaatatatATGTACTGGAAGAGCAAGTCTCCttgaatttattttatcataCGTAAGTGCAGCACTGACCTTCTCCATCCACATGGATGCTACCGCCTTCAAGGATAATAGATTGAGGAAACCTAGGAAGCCTTTCAATTGAAATTATCTACGGAGAATTGCAAGTTAAAATATGTGAGGCCCTTTATTGAAACGTACTTTTCTAGACAAAGAACAATTGCACAACCAAGACCAGGTATTTATCAGTTTCACTAACCTTCTTCGCAACAAGAAGGTCGAGACTCCAATCGGTGTAACAACCATCCTCAGCACCTGTAACATTATGTGACCTGGTTAAATGGTAACACAAAAGCATGCAGCAACACAGTAGTGAATTACAAAATATAAATGCATCAGAAACAATCTTACCACCCCAGCTGTTGAAGTTCCAATCAATACCAGCAACGTTATTTGTTGTTTTTCCTAGACTTGATTTGCTCTTGTTTACAACAAACTAAACAAACAAGAAAAGTCACCATCTTAGCATTTCTCCAGATTAAACCACCAAAAAAAATAAGGCAGAAGATAACATAATAACAAAACGAAAAAACTCACTGTTGGCCCAGAGTCACGAAACCAAGAGTCATTCATGCTCATTTCGATGACCCTAACACTATGTGGTAACTGTCTGCGTGCATTGTCCCACTGACCAGAGGTAAAAGATGTCCAAATTATGTACCAAGCTTGTGACAGTAATCACTAACTAAATCAGATTATCATGTTTGGAATTGCAAGAAAATACGAACCTGAGCTGCACTAGCACAGACGGTGACTGGCTGAAATTTTGAGATTGTAGTGGCCACCTTGGCAAAAACCTTCTGAGCATGCACAGCGTTATCTCTCCAGTTGTCACCACGCTCCTACAAGTTATAGCCTGTCTTTAGTAAGAGTGCATATAGTAAGTACATCTAAACCAAAAAACTACACTACTAACTCTTACTTCCATATATTTTAAAAGTAACTT
This sequence is a window from Apium graveolens cultivar Ventura chromosome 9, ASM990537v1, whole genome shotgun sequence. Protein-coding genes within it:
- the LOC141683371 gene encoding LOW QUALITY PROTEIN: agmatine deiminase-like (The sequence of the model RefSeq protein was modified relative to this genomic sequence to represent the inferred CDS: substituted 2 bases at 2 genomic stop codons), whose translation is MDLEGSPVSHRFHMPAEWEPHSQTWLGWPERGDNWRDNAVHAQKVFAKVATTISKFQPVTVCASAAQWDNARRQLPHSVRVIEMSMNDSWFRDSGPTFVVNKSKSSLGKTTNNVAGIDWNFNSWGGAEDGCYTDWSLDLLVAKKIISIERLPRFPQSIILEGGSIHVDGEGQCCTYVXXNKFKETCSSSTYIFLNLNKNRNPHLTKVQIEDELKAYLGVKKIIWLPRGLYGDDDTNGHVDNMCCFVKPGVVLLSWTDDKSDPHYERGAEAFSVLSNSTDANGRKFEIIKLHIPGPLYMTQEEADGVIQDGNGKPRLASTRLAASYVNFYIANGAIITPQFGDKKWDDEAVRVLSLAFPDHEVVRIEGAREIVLAGGNIHCITQQQPACP